In a genomic window of Acidilobus saccharovorans 345-15:
- a CDS encoding ATPase domain-containing protein: MSHLATSTSDEITIPLNAWYKVAGSIRRGSIILVAGYPGAGKTTLASQFAYQGASSGEPSLYVSFVEPREDFMANALQFNMDFRPLEGRGLFRYYEALSVSDPEALGDVVEDVLSQVDSMNAKRVVIDSVTAVEQLARDPPRAREIMHSALYLGLKRRGATALLISELPVGQEASGLGPEEFIVDGIIVLRYRVVKGKLERYAEVRKMRGTNIKRSEFPIAITPRGVEIVVPPDISSMPSGVKPRRSFSLLGLRIPEGANILVAVDPSVDPLKITTLLLASSAISAGLKVVVKSFIHGPSTIRDQVSECVGEDLQGKLLVPTYEPSSMSGGELLANLFRLVEDFKPDVVIDEGNNVLLDLLDRDDYTKVIYGCLPYLATNNVVTFHIYLWPSERVFEIPLAKFYDFVISVRPVGDLLEVRLLKTWGEVLPGGSTYLKASDFTSCDFIKSNGLRPIS; this comes from the coding sequence GTGTCTCATTTGGCTACGTCAACGTCTGATGAGATAACTATACCACTAAATGCATGGTATAAAGTTGCGGGCAGCATAAGGAGGGGCTCCATAATACTTGTCGCGGGCTACCCCGGGGCGGGGAAGACCACGCTGGCGAGCCAGTTCGCCTACCAGGGCGCCTCATCCGGGGAGCCCTCCCTTTACGTGAGCTTCGTTGAGCCCAGGGAGGACTTCATGGCCAACGCCCTTCAGTTCAACATGGACTTCAGGCCCCTGGAGGGCAGGGGCCTGTTCAGGTACTACGAGGCGCTGAGCGTCAGCGACCCGGAGGCCCTGGGGGACGTGGTCGAGGACGTGCTGTCTCAGGTTGACTCTATGAACGCCAAGCGCGTGGTAATTGACAGCGTCACAGCGGTTGAGCAGCTCGCCAGGGACCCTCCCAGGGCGAGGGAGATAATGCACTCGGCCCTCTACCTTGGGCTCAAGAGGAGGGGGGCGACGGCGCTGCTTATCTCAGAGCTCCCCGTGGGCCAGGAGGCCTCAGGCCTCGGGCCCGAGGAGTTCATAGTTGACGGCATAATAGTCCTGAGGTACAGGGTCGTCAAGGGTAAGCTTGAGAGGTACGCGGAGGTGAGGAAGATGAGGGGGACGAACATAAAGAGAAGCGAGTTTCCTATAGCGATAACCCCCAGGGGGGTCGAAATAGTGGTACCGCCGGACATATCATCGATGCCCAGCGGCGTGAAGCCGCGCAGAAGCTTCTCACTGCTGGGGCTGAGGATACCTGAAGGAGCTAATATCCTTGTGGCTGTCGACCCCTCTGTGGACCCCCTTAAGATAACCACGCTGCTTCTAGCCTCCTCCGCCATTTCGGCTGGGCTTAAGGTCGTCGTTAAATCGTTCATACACGGGCCCTCCACTATAAGGGACCAGGTAAGCGAGTGCGTTGGTGAGGACCTTCAGGGAAAGCTATTAGTGCCTACCTACGAGCCTTCATCTATGAGTGGCGGTGAGCTGCTGGCCAACCTCTTCAGGCTCGTTGAGGATTTCAAGCCAGACGTTGTTATAGATGAAGGTAATAACGTGCTTCTAGACCTGCTGGATAGGGATGACTACACTAAGGTCATCTATGGGTGTCTGCCCTACTTAGCTACAAACAACGTGGTCACATTCCACATATACCTGTGGCCTTCCGAGAGAGTTTTCGAGATCCCGCTGGCCAAGTTCTATGACTTTGTAATCTCCGTGAGGCCCGTCGGGGACTTGCTCGAGGTCAGGCTCCTCAAGACGTGGGGCGAGGTGCTGCCAGGGGGCAGCACTTACCTTAAGGCTTCAGACTTTACTTCCTGCGACTTCATAAAGTCGAACGGCCTCAGGCCCATATCATAG
- a CDS encoding sodium:calcium antiporter, producing the protein MSALVWQLDVAAGLALTLASSIVFGDSMEFLGFRLGLRTGLMGSVVTPLLTSIPELVVILYALIAYHGGRGSEVAEGTVIGEPFLVSTLMLPLLVAFSLLRGRRGLSAEEELLTPLVVFVALFPSVAAPELLADSKAKYLAAALLMAAYVVFTATQSRAGEPLAEPFKSSFMGRAGLAWGFLQLLLSLAGLYVGAGVLVRGVVAASHHLGLSPLEVSVLLVPLATAVPESSVAFLWELRGHDSLAVGALIGEMVLYATVYPAVGLLTTPWQLGPHGIAAVAATELACATAAYEVWRGRISWVTMLLGLGGLAAYLTMIWA; encoded by the coding sequence GTGTCAGCGCTGGTCTGGCAGCTTGATGTCGCGGCAGGCCTTGCCCTAACTTTAGCGTCCTCGATAGTCTTTGGGGACTCTATGGAATTTCTAGGCTTTAGGCTTGGCCTTAGGACTGGCCTGATGGGCTCCGTGGTAACGCCCCTCTTAACGTCCATCCCAGAGCTTGTCGTGATCCTCTACGCTCTAATAGCTTACCACGGGGGCAGGGGCAGCGAGGTGGCGGAGGGCACTGTCATTGGGGAGCCTTTCCTCGTGTCCACGCTGATGCTGCCCCTGCTCGTGGCCTTCTCGTTGCTGAGGGGCCGCAGAGGGCTGTCGGCTGAGGAAGAGCTCTTGACGCCCCTGGTGGTCTTTGTTGCGCTCTTCCCCTCCGTGGCAGCCCCCGAGCTGCTGGCCGACAGCAAAGCCAAGTACTTGGCAGCGGCGCTGCTGATGGCCGCCTACGTGGTTTTCACTGCAACGCAAAGCAGGGCTGGCGAGCCGTTGGCCGAGCCCTTCAAATCGTCATTCATGGGGAGGGCTGGATTGGCCTGGGGCTTCCTTCAGCTCCTGCTCTCACTGGCGGGCCTCTACGTGGGGGCAGGGGTCCTGGTGAGGGGCGTGGTCGCTGCCTCACATCATTTAGGGCTTTCCCCCCTCGAGGTCTCAGTGCTCCTGGTTCCGTTGGCCACCGCAGTTCCTGAGTCAAGCGTCGCCTTTCTCTGGGAGCTAAGAGGCCACGACAGCCTCGCCGTGGGCGCCCTCATAGGTGAGATGGTGCTCTACGCCACAGTTTACCCTGCAGTGGGGCTGCTGACAACTCCATGGCAGCTGGGACCTCACGGGATAGCAGCCGTGGCCGCCACTGAGCTTGCATGCGCAACCGCTGCATATGAGGTGTGGAGGGGAAGGATATCATGGGTAACAATGTTGCTGGGGCTTGGAGGGCTGGCGGCTTACCTGACTATGATATGGGCCTGA